Below is a genomic region from Actinomadura sp. NAK00032.
GGGTGATGGCCTGGTCCACGCGGTGGCGGAAGCTCCGGTAGGCCTCGGAGTCCAGGACGTCGAGGCCGGCGGTGCGGAGGATGTCGGCGAGTTGCTCGCGGCGGCCGACGAAGGTGTTCCAGGAGATGCCGAGGGCACCGCCGGGGCGCAGCAGCCGCGCCCATTCGGGGACGGCGGCGGCCAGCAGGTCGACGGGGCTGCGCGACAGCTGCGGCTTGCCCTTGCGGCCGGGCTGCGCGCCCTTGGGGCGGCTGCCGTGCTGGACGCCGTACGGGGCGTCCGCGACGATCAGATCGAACGAGGCGGGCCGGAAGAACTTGCCGGCGCCCACGGAGTCGGCGTTCACGACGGTGATCTCCATCGTTTCGCCGCTCTTGTAGCGCTCCTTGGACGCCCCCAGCGTCACGTGGAGGCGGCGCCCGAGGACGGCCTTCTCGCGCCGGATGTTCGCCGTCTCGGCCTGGTGCTTGACCCGGTTGTTCTTCAGCCAGGTCTTGATGAAGGCCGCGTAGGCGTCGAAGTCCTTGCCGTCGATGTCGATGCCGGCGGCGTCCAGCCCGTACATCATCGCCTGGTTGAGGGTGGTGCCCCGCCCGCACATGGGGTCCAGGACGCGGGGGCGCCCGGTCACCAGGTCCATGGGCGAGTCCATCGCCATCGCGGTGACGTTCAGCAGCAGCTTGGTGAAGTACTCGTTCGTCTTGCCGGAGTACTTCTGGATGGTCAGCAGGTCGCTGCCGAACAGGTCGAGGGGCTGGAGCGTGACCGGCCGGAGCAGTTCCCCCTCGATCTGGAACAGCGCGTAGAGCCCCGACAGGTTCGAAAGGAGGCGGACGTCCT
It encodes:
- a CDS encoding TRM11 family methyltransferase, translating into MTAYGLLVTPSHNRVYAQAAADLLKAELTVFSEQALGGRLGDIRETAMGGVPYVTFSADELTEQDVRLLSNLSGLYALFQIEGELLRPVTLQPLDLFGSDLLTIQKYSGKTNEYFTKLLLNVTAMAMDSPMDLVTGRPRVLDPMCGRGTTLNQAMMYGLDAAGIDIDGKDFDAYAAFIKTWLKNNRVKHQAETANIRREKAVLGRRLHVTLGASKERYKSGETMEITVVNADSVGAGKFFRPASFDLIVADAPYGVQHGSRPKGAQPGRKGKPQLSRSPVDLLAAAVPEWARLLRPGGALGISWNTFVGRREQLADILRTAGLDVLDSEAYRSFRHRVDQAITRDLIVARRP